In Sphingomonas sp. R1, a single genomic region encodes these proteins:
- a CDS encoding ankyrin repeat domain-containing protein produces the protein MRTLLFLLAGAALAPVPIAAAQTAAELPSPERRQALLFEAARAGRADLVPGLVRLGADPNARDARGFTPAILAAYNGQAAALEALIAAGADPCLADGGQGNTAQMGVAFKGDDAIAARLVKAGCDVNARNKAGQTALMMAALFGRTGQVDLLLAAGADPTIADASGRTAASVAAAQGNTGLADRLAPR, from the coding sequence ATGCGTACCCTGTTGTTTCTGCTGGCTGGGGCCGCGCTCGCCCCCGTGCCGATCGCCGCTGCCCAGACGGCGGCCGAGCTGCCGTCCCCCGAGCGTCGCCAGGCGCTGCTGTTCGAAGCTGCGCGTGCCGGCCGGGCTGATCTGGTGCCGGGGCTGGTGCGGCTGGGGGCGGACCCCAATGCCCGTGACGCCCGTGGCTTCACGCCCGCAATCCTCGCCGCCTATAACGGTCAGGCGGCGGCGCTGGAGGCGCTGATCGCCGCCGGCGCCGATCCGTGCCTCGCCGATGGCGGCCAGGGCAACACCGCGCAGATGGGGGTGGCCTTCAAGGGGGACGATGCGATCGCCGCGCGGCTGGTCAAGGCCGGCTGCGACGTCAATGCCCGTAACAAGGCGGGGCAGACTGCGCTGATGATGGCGGCGCTGTTCGGGCGGACGGGGCAGGTCGACCTGCTGCTCGCCGCGGGCGCCGATCCGACGATCGCGGATGCGAGCGGGCGGACCGCGGCCAGCGTGGCGGCGGCGCAGGGAAACACCGGCCTTGCCGACCGGCTCGCGCCGCGCTGA
- a CDS encoding catalase — protein MLRSTRSGAAMAALLGGALMPAAAAAQTETQVSSRMTTSAAPVSAQADAPIQAESGAAPVLTRDNGAPVGDNRNSKAAGDLGPVLLEDSHLIEKLARFDRERTPERVVHARGTGAHGVFRATADLSDLTKASLFQPGKETPVFVRFSSVIHGKDSPEWLRDPRGFATKFYTDQGNWDLVGNNLPIFFIRDAMQFPDMVHSLKPDPATNRQDPNRFFDFFSATPESTNMLTQLYSNLGTPASYRTMDGNGVHAFKLVNAKGETVFAKFRWISRQGVHNLTASQAGAQAFDYHTHDLYTEIAKGNYPSWDLMVQVMRAEDFAKLDYNPFDDTKEWLGVPFRKIGEMTLNKVPDNFFEWTEQSAFAPSNMVPGIEASPDRMLQGRLFSYADTQRYRIGANALALPVNKPRFAVINNSQDGQLNASGRASRVNYFPAALAPKTTPAEAGAAPYAVDATVAAKPIAKTSNFAQAGVFYRALPAAEKADLIKNLSGDLGKVVSPRTRTIMVSYFYQADKDYGTRLAKAVNVPLAEVEKAVAEYRAVHAEQMAAN, from the coding sequence ATGCTTCGTTCCACCCGAAGCGGCGCGGCGATGGCCGCGTTGCTCGGCGGCGCCCTCATGCCTGCCGCGGCCGCCGCCCAGACCGAGACCCAGGTGTCCAGCCGCATGACCACCAGCGCGGCGCCGGTCAGCGCCCAGGCAGATGCCCCCATCCAGGCGGAATCGGGCGCCGCGCCGGTGCTGACCCGCGACAATGGGGCGCCGGTGGGCGACAACCGCAATTCCAAGGCGGCGGGTGACCTCGGCCCGGTGCTGCTCGAAGATTCGCACCTCATCGAGAAGCTGGCCCGGTTCGATCGCGAGCGCACGCCCGAACGCGTCGTCCATGCCCGCGGCACCGGCGCGCACGGCGTGTTCCGCGCGACCGCGGACCTTTCGGATCTCACCAAGGCCTCGCTGTTCCAGCCGGGCAAGGAAACGCCTGTGTTCGTGCGCTTCTCCAGCGTGATCCATGGCAAGGACAGCCCCGAATGGCTGCGCGATCCGCGCGGTTTCGCCACCAAGTTCTACACCGATCAGGGCAATTGGGATCTGGTGGGCAACAACCTGCCGATCTTCTTCATCCGCGACGCGATGCAGTTCCCGGACATGGTGCATTCGCTGAAGCCCGATCCGGCCACCAATCGCCAGGACCCGAACCGGTTCTTCGACTTCTTCTCGGCAACGCCCGAGTCGACCAACATGCTCACCCAGCTCTATTCGAACCTGGGCACCCCCGCCTCGTACCGCACGATGGACGGTAACGGCGTCCATGCCTTCAAGCTGGTCAACGCCAAGGGCGAGACGGTGTTCGCCAAGTTCCGCTGGATCAGCCGCCAGGGCGTCCACAACCTCACCGCGTCCCAGGCGGGCGCGCAGGCCTTCGATTATCACACCCATGATCTCTACACCGAGATCGCCAAGGGCAATTATCCGAGCTGGGACCTGATGGTGCAGGTGATGCGCGCCGAGGACTTCGCCAAGCTTGACTACAATCCGTTCGACGATACCAAGGAGTGGCTGGGCGTGCCGTTCCGCAAGATCGGCGAGATGACGCTGAACAAGGTGCCGGACAATTTCTTCGAGTGGACCGAGCAGTCCGCCTTCGCGCCGTCGAACATGGTGCCGGGCATCGAGGCGTCGCCCGATCGCATGCTGCAGGGCCGGCTGTTCAGCTATGCCGATACCCAGCGCTACCGGATCGGCGCCAACGCGCTGGCGCTGCCGGTCAACAAGCCGCGGTTCGCGGTCATCAACAACAGCCAGGATGGCCAGCTCAACGCCTCCGGCCGTGCCTCGCGGGTGAACTATTTCCCCGCTGCGCTGGCGCCGAAGACCACGCCGGCCGAAGCGGGCGCCGCCCCCTATGCGGTGGATGCGACCGTCGCCGCAAAGCCGATCGCCAAGACCAGCAACTTCGCCCAGGCGGGCGTCTTCTATCGTGCGCTGCCGGCGGCAGAGAAGGCGGACCTGATCAAGAACCTCTCGGGCGATCTGGGCAAGGTCGTGTCGCCGCGCACGCGGACGATCATGGTCAGCTACTTCTACCAGGCCGACAAGGACTATGGCACCCGGCTCGCCAAGGCGGTGAACGTGCCGCTGGCAGAGGTGGAGAAGGCGGTTGCCGAGTATCGCGCGGTGCACGCCGAGCAGATGGCCGCCAACTGA
- the parE gene encoding DNA topoisomerase IV subunit B produces the protein MSEDLFAAPSVPSGTYDASSIEVLEGLEPVRRRPGMYIGGTDERALHHLAAEILDNAMDEAVAGHANRIEVTLAAPNRITIVDNGRGMPVDPHPRFPDKSALEVILSMLHSGGKFSGKAYATSGGLHGVGISVVNALSVDTVVEVARDRQLYRQRFSQGQTLGPLEKIGGTPNRRGTSVAFTPDPEIFGEMLFKPARLYKLARSKAYLFAGVEIRWKCDPSLITDDTPAEAVFQFPGGLADHLKEQVGKRECATADFFAGTQEFPDSQGRVEWAVAWPLWSDGSYSWYCNTIPTPDGGTHEQGLRQALVRSLRSFADLVNNKKAKDLSPDDVVTGSEVMLSVFIREPQFQSQTKDRLTSPEATALVEKAIRDHFDHFLTDNMERGKALLGYVLERMDDRLRRKQEREVKRKSATSGRKLRLPGKLTDCSADSPEGTELFIVEGDSAGGSAKQARDRKTQAILPIRGKILNVASATSAKILANQEIADLIQALGCGTRKDCDAAQLRYERIIIMTDADVDGAHIATLLMTFFFQEMPDLVRKGHLYLAQPPLYRLTVGSKSLYARDDAHRIEIEKTAFKGKKVEVSRFKGLGEMNPNQLKETTMDPATRGMLRVTLPQEYEERAGVKDLVDRLMGNNPAHRFAFIQENAARLDGEVIDA, from the coding sequence ATGTCCGAAGACCTCTTCGCAGCGCCCTCCGTCCCCTCCGGCACCTATGACGCCTCGTCGATCGAGGTTCTCGAGGGGCTCGAGCCGGTACGGCGCCGCCCGGGCATGTATATCGGCGGCACCGACGAACGTGCGCTCCACCATCTCGCCGCCGAGATCCTCGACAATGCGATGGACGAGGCGGTCGCCGGCCATGCCAACCGCATCGAGGTGACGCTCGCCGCGCCCAATCGCATTACCATCGTCGACAATGGCCGCGGCATGCCGGTCGACCCGCATCCGCGCTTCCCGGACAAGTCGGCGCTCGAGGTGATTCTCTCGATGCTCCACTCTGGCGGCAAATTCTCGGGCAAGGCCTATGCCACCTCGGGCGGCCTCCACGGCGTCGGCATCTCGGTGGTCAACGCGCTGTCGGTGGACACGGTGGTCGAGGTGGCGCGCGACAGGCAGCTCTACCGCCAGCGCTTCAGCCAGGGCCAGACGCTGGGGCCGCTGGAGAAGATCGGCGGCACGCCCAATCGCCGCGGCACCAGCGTCGCCTTCACGCCGGATCCCGAAATTTTCGGCGAGATGCTGTTCAAGCCGGCACGGCTGTACAAGCTCGCCCGTTCCAAGGCCTATCTGTTCGCGGGCGTAGAAATCCGCTGGAAGTGCGATCCGTCGCTGATCACCGACGATACGCCCGCCGAGGCGGTGTTCCAGTTCCCCGGCGGCCTCGCCGATCATCTGAAGGAACAGGTTGGCAAGCGCGAATGCGCCACCGCCGATTTCTTTGCCGGCACCCAGGAATTCCCAGACTCGCAGGGCCGCGTCGAATGGGCGGTCGCCTGGCCGCTGTGGAGCGACGGCAGCTATAGCTGGTACTGCAACACCATTCCGACCCCCGACGGCGGCACCCACGAACAGGGCCTGCGCCAGGCGCTGGTGCGGAGTCTCCGCAGCTTCGCCGATCTGGTGAACAACAAGAAGGCCAAGGACCTGAGCCCCGACGACGTGGTGACGGGCTCCGAGGTGATGCTGTCGGTTTTCATCCGCGAGCCCCAGTTCCAGAGCCAGACCAAGGATCGCCTGACCAGCCCCGAGGCGACCGCGCTCGTCGAAAAGGCGATCCGCGACCATTTTGACCATTTCCTCACCGACAACATGGAGCGCGGCAAGGCGCTGCTCGGTTATGTGCTGGAGCGGATGGACGATCGCCTGCGCCGCAAGCAGGAGCGCGAGGTCAAGCGCAAGTCGGCCACCTCGGGCCGCAAGCTCCGCCTGCCGGGCAAGCTGACCGACTGTTCGGCCGACAGCCCCGAGGGCACCGAGCTGTTCATCGTCGAGGGCGATTCGGCCGGCGGCTCGGCCAAGCAGGCGCGCGACCGCAAGACGCAGGCGATCCTGCCGATCCGCGGCAAGATCCTCAATGTCGCGAGTGCTACCTCGGCCAAGATCCTGGCCAACCAGGAAATCGCCGACCTGATCCAGGCGCTGGGCTGCGGCACCCGCAAGGATTGCGACGCCGCCCAGCTGCGCTACGAACGCATCATCATCATGACCGATGCCGATGTCGACGGCGCACACATCGCGACGCTGTTGATGACCTTCTTCTTCCAGGAAATGCCGGACCTGGTGCGCAAGGGGCATCTCTACCTCGCCCAGCCGCCGCTGTACCGCCTCACCGTGGGCTCCAAGAGCCTCTACGCCCGCGATGACGCGCACCGCATCGAGATCGAGAAGACGGCGTTCAAGGGCAAGAAGGTCGAGGTCAGCCGGTTCAAGGGCCTCGGCGAGATGAACCCCAACCAGCTCAAGGAAACCACCATGGACCCGGCGACGCGCGGCATGCTGCGCGTGACGCTGCCGCAGGAATATGAGGAGCGCGCGGGCGTCAAGGATCTGGTCGACCGGCTGATGGGCAACAATCCCGCCCATCGCTTCGCGTTCATCCAGGAAAATGCCGCGCGGCTCGACGGGGAAGTGATCGACGCCTGA
- a CDS encoding class A beta-lactamase-related serine hydrolase, whose amino-acid sequence MRTTAILAPLLACATPCLAQTAPTAPAAAPVQADKAFRDRVNQLPDLLNGKGDYDAAFADGFRAQVSKAQFDAVSKQLQASAGPYSDLQRLEATTPWSGIVTVEYRDALVSMRISVDPAGDHRIIGLLVQGMTARETTLDAVEAALKALHGRSGYALARLGDGAPQLLRQHHADHAFAIGSEFKLVILAELIRATNAGERRWDDLVTFDGSALPGGGYRGKPAGSKASLRELATQMISISDNSATDILLATLGREKVEAMLPVVGIADPARNRPFLGTGEVFKLKTIPALRDRYLAADETGRRALLEGAVAATPITQVNGALFAAGKPLSIDTLEWFETPADCVRVMDWIRRNTEGPAGKDARAVLSKNPGIPPLAAGKWQFVGYKGGSEPGVIAMTLLLQGKDGGWYVLSARWNDTAQDVEQGRFAGLVGKAAELAAPPQ is encoded by the coding sequence ATGCGTACTACTGCCATTCTTGCGCCGCTGCTCGCCTGCGCGACACCGTGCCTCGCCCAGACGGCCCCCACCGCGCCCGCGGCGGCACCGGTGCAGGCCGACAAGGCCTTCCGCGACCGCGTCAACCAGCTGCCCGATCTGCTGAACGGCAAGGGCGACTATGACGCGGCCTTTGCGGACGGCTTCCGCGCGCAGGTTTCCAAGGCGCAGTTCGACGCGGTCAGCAAGCAACTCCAGGCGAGCGCGGGCCCCTATTCGGATCTCCAGCGGCTGGAAGCGACGACGCCCTGGTCCGGCATCGTCACCGTGGAATATCGCGATGCGCTGGTCAGCATGCGCATCTCGGTCGATCCCGCGGGCGACCACCGCATCATCGGCCTGCTGGTGCAGGGCATGACCGCGCGCGAGACGACGCTCGATGCGGTTGAGGCGGCGCTCAAGGCATTGCACGGCCGCAGCGGCTATGCGCTGGCCCGGCTGGGCGACGGCGCACCGCAGCTGCTGCGCCAGCACCATGCCGACCATGCCTTCGCGATCGGCTCCGAATTCAAGCTGGTGATCCTTGCCGAGCTGATCCGCGCTACCAATGCCGGCGAGCGCCGCTGGGACGATCTCGTCACCTTCGACGGCAGCGCGTTGCCCGGCGGCGGCTATCGGGGCAAGCCGGCGGGCAGCAAGGCGTCGCTACGCGAACTTGCCACGCAGATGATCTCGATCAGCGACAACAGCGCCACCGATATCCTGCTCGCCACGCTCGGCCGCGAGAAGGTGGAGGCGATGCTGCCGGTGGTGGGCATCGCCGATCCGGCGCGCAACCGGCCGTTCCTCGGCACCGGCGAGGTGTTCAAGCTGAAGACGATCCCGGCGCTGCGCGATCGCTACCTCGCGGCCGACGAGACGGGCCGCCGCGCGCTGCTCGAGGGCGCGGTCGCCGCGACGCCGATCACGCAGGTCAACGGCGCGCTGTTCGCCGCCGGCAAGCCGCTGTCGATCGACACGCTCGAATGGTTCGAGACGCCCGCCGATTGCGTCCGGGTGATGGACTGGATTCGCCGCAATACCGAAGGCCCTGCGGGCAAGGATGCCCGCGCGGTCCTTTCCAAGAACCCCGGGATCCCGCCGCTGGCGGCCGGCAAGTGGCAGTTTGTCGGCTACAAGGGCGGGTCGGAGCCCGGCGTGATCGCAATGACACTGCTGCTCCAGGGCAAGGATGGCGGCTGGTACGTCCTCTCCGCCAGGTGGAACGATACCGCACAGGATGTCGAGCAGGGGCGCTTCGCCGGGCTGGTGGGCAAGGCGGCCGAACTGGCCGCCCCGCCTCAATAG
- a CDS encoding TonB-dependent siderophore receptor — protein MTLATAALLSLGTISPAAADTRDTDTDAAGQEIVVLGTAARKTDRTLSADPATERMSQSSRALERDLLTAAGSYRLSDALELISGVSNQNNRGGVMDNFAIRGFLGTPDGGAEYYVDGFLANRGMAPPRDPATTERIELLKGPMGALFGDADPGGRVNLVSKTPGTVATGSATLTYGSFNTRRAELDLTQPLTPTLAVRLAGAIEDSDGWRDFVTLKRRTIAPSITWRPSDGVRLTYVGEITRFDTPFDRGMPAIAGDANALPRNRFFGEPANGVTRFRNERHQLTGEVALGGGWALNGGVAWRTGSLNGFSADQSRLVGTSLWRQRRQRGYTVDDVSARMELTGHIARHQLSLGVKGYVLDYHELLLRRSPSAAAPYAIDVFAPVYGGTALPLAPFTDNREKRWAATLYVQDLWQVTDRLTLSGAVRYDPYRQRITNNRTGAVGRAVDDPVTFRVGAQYRLDPRFALHANWGENFVLNSGTGRTGSGFAPETGKGYELGASARLPGVDVSVSWFDIEKRNILTNDPVDPNFNAPVGRLKSHGIEVDGSAKLTRHWQLVANYAWTHARTLDRSFATDRVLDVPTHAGTVFLLGRFLDGDGRGPSLSGGLAYVGDRTGAIDGSGLRLPAYVKAKAAAEYAFSRRVSVRLEADNLFDARYAMSSYSSLWVYPGAPRTVRGSVRIAY, from the coding sequence GTGACACTCGCCACGGCCGCCTTGCTTTCGCTGGGCACGATATCTCCCGCTGCCGCCGATACGCGGGATACCGACACCGATGCGGCCGGTCAGGAAATCGTCGTACTCGGCACCGCGGCACGCAAGACCGACCGCACGCTTTCCGCCGATCCCGCGACCGAGCGCATGTCGCAATCGAGCCGGGCACTGGAGCGGGACCTGCTCACTGCCGCCGGCAGCTATCGCCTGTCCGACGCGCTGGAGCTGATCAGCGGGGTCAGCAATCAGAACAACCGCGGCGGCGTGATGGACAATTTTGCAATCCGCGGGTTCCTCGGCACGCCGGACGGCGGCGCGGAATATTATGTCGATGGCTTCCTTGCCAATCGCGGCATGGCGCCGCCGCGTGATCCCGCCACGACCGAGCGGATCGAACTGCTGAAAGGGCCGATGGGCGCGCTGTTCGGCGATGCCGACCCGGGCGGCCGGGTGAACCTGGTCAGCAAGACGCCCGGGACCGTCGCCACCGGCAGCGCGACTCTGACCTATGGTTCGTTCAACACCCGGCGCGCCGAGCTGGATCTCACCCAGCCGCTCACGCCCACGCTCGCGGTGCGGCTGGCCGGCGCGATCGAGGACAGCGACGGCTGGCGCGATTTCGTGACGCTCAAGCGGCGGACGATCGCACCCTCGATCACCTGGCGGCCGTCGGATGGGGTCAGGCTCACCTATGTCGGCGAGATCACCCGGTTCGACACGCCGTTCGACCGCGGCATGCCTGCCATCGCCGGCGACGCAAACGCGCTGCCGCGCAACCGCTTTTTCGGCGAGCCGGCCAATGGCGTGACGCGCTTTCGCAACGAGCGCCATCAGCTGACCGGCGAGGTCGCGCTTGGCGGTGGCTGGGCGCTGAACGGCGGCGTGGCGTGGCGCACCGGATCGCTCAACGGCTTTTCGGCGGACCAGTCGCGACTGGTGGGCACCAGCCTGTGGCGCCAGCGTCGCCAGCGCGGCTATACGGTGGACGACGTCTCGGCGCGCATGGAGCTGACGGGCCACATCGCCCGCCATCAACTGAGCCTCGGCGTGAAGGGCTATGTGCTCGACTATCACGAGCTGCTGCTGCGCCGCAGCCCCAGCGCCGCGGCGCCCTATGCGATCGACGTGTTCGCGCCCGTCTATGGCGGCACCGCGCTGCCGCTCGCGCCCTTCACCGACAATCGCGAGAAGCGCTGGGCGGCGACGCTCTATGTGCAGGATCTGTGGCAGGTGACCGACCGGCTGACGCTGAGCGGTGCGGTGCGCTACGATCCCTACCGCCAGCGTATCACCAACAACCGCACCGGCGCGGTGGGCCGCGCGGTGGACGATCCGGTCACCTTCCGGGTGGGGGCGCAATACCGGCTCGATCCGCGCTTTGCGCTGCACGCGAACTGGGGCGAGAATTTTGTGCTCAACTCGGGCACCGGCCGCACCGGCAGCGGCTTCGCGCCGGAGACGGGCAAGGGCTATGAGCTGGGTGCCTCGGCGCGGCTGCCGGGGGTGGACGTGTCGGTCAGCTGGTTCGACATCGAGAAGCGCAACATTCTGACCAACGATCCGGTCGACCCGAATTTCAACGCGCCGGTGGGCCGCCTGAAGAGCCACGGCATCGAGGTGGACGGATCCGCGAAGCTGACCCGCCACTGGCAGCTCGTCGCCAACTATGCCTGGACGCATGCCCGCACGCTCGACCGCAGCTTCGCCACCGACCGGGTGCTCGACGTGCCGACCCATGCGGGCACCGTCTTCCTGCTCGGCCGCTTCCTCGATGGCGATGGACGCGGGCCGTCGCTGAGCGGCGGCCTTGCCTATGTCGGCGATCGCACCGGTGCGATCGACGGCAGCGGGCTCAGGCTCCCGGCCTATGTGAAGGCTAAGGCGGCAGCCGAATACGCCTTTTCGCGCCGCGTGAGCGTGCGGCTGGAGGCCGACAACCTGTTCGACGCGCGCTATGCGATGAGCTCGTACAGCAGCCTGTGGGTCTATCCTGGCGCGCCGCGCACGGTGCGGGGATCGGTGCGGATCGCCTATTGA
- a CDS encoding DUF1624 domain-containing protein gives MTQTLSTGDSPSPRPRIRSIDALRGLVMLLMLVDHTRESFYSTVPVPDPLGVETPTALFVTRLTAHFCAPVFVLLTGLGAWLYAEKRGGPAAASDFLWKRGLFLVVLELTLVNIAWGFDLTPPMLYLQVIWVIGLAMLALALLVHLPRPALVALGLAIVLGHNLLDGVHVTSEPGHALWAVLHERTIFDLPWGQRLRISYPLLPWIGVIALGYALGPWFAATMDGAKRRRWLVRLGLAALTLFVLLRATNFYGDLHPWRAGGDALGTALQFVNLTKYPPSADFVLATLGVGLIVLAAFERLPDRAATFLAVLGGAPLFFYLLHLYLLNGLNQLCRLLLGVAGPVNVPNVAALWLLAAGIAVPCWFATRAFGRIKRRSSAWWMRYL, from the coding sequence ATGACGCAGACATTGTCAACCGGTGACAGCCCCTCGCCCCGCCCCCGCATCCGATCCATCGACGCGCTGCGCGGGCTGGTGATGCTGCTGATGCTGGTCGATCACACCCGCGAATCCTTCTATTCGACGGTGCCGGTGCCCGATCCGCTGGGGGTGGAGACGCCCACCGCGCTGTTCGTCACCCGGCTGACCGCGCATTTCTGCGCGCCGGTGTTCGTGCTGCTCACCGGGCTCGGCGCCTGGCTCTATGCCGAGAAGCGCGGCGGGCCGGCGGCGGCATCGGACTTTCTGTGGAAGCGCGGGCTGTTCCTGGTGGTGCTGGAGCTGACGCTGGTCAACATCGCCTGGGGCTTCGATCTCACCCCGCCGATGCTCTACCTACAGGTGATCTGGGTGATCGGCCTTGCCATGCTGGCGCTGGCGCTGCTGGTGCACCTGCCCCGTCCGGCGCTGGTCGCGCTGGGGCTGGCGATCGTGCTGGGGCACAATCTGCTCGACGGCGTGCATGTGACCAGCGAACCGGGCCATGCCCTCTGGGCCGTGCTGCACGAGCGCACCATCTTCGATCTGCCCTGGGGCCAGCGCCTGCGGATCAGCTATCCGCTGCTGCCCTGGATCGGCGTGATCGCGCTCGGCTATGCGCTGGGGCCGTGGTTCGCCGCCACGATGGATGGGGCCAAGCGGCGACGGTGGCTGGTGCGGCTCGGCCTGGCTGCGTTAACGCTGTTCGTGCTGCTGCGCGCGACCAATTTCTATGGCGATCTTCACCCCTGGCGGGCGGGCGGCGATGCGCTCGGCACCGCGCTCCAGTTCGTCAACCTCACCAAATATCCGCCATCGGCGGATTTCGTGCTGGCGACGCTGGGCGTGGGGCTGATCGTGCTCGCCGCGTTCGAACGGTTGCCGGATCGCGCCGCGACGTTTCTGGCGGTGCTCGGCGGCGCGCCGCTATTCTTCTATCTGCTCCACCTCTATCTGCTGAACGGGCTGAACCAGCTGTGCCGTCTGCTGCTGGGCGTGGCGGGTCCGGTCAACGTGCCGAACGTCGCCGCACTATGGCTGCTGGCGGCCGGGATCGCGGTGCCCTGCTGGTTCGCCACCCGTGCCTTCGGCCGGATCAAGCGGCGGAGCAGCGCATGGTGGATGCGCTATCTATAG
- a CDS encoding GNAT family N-acetyltransferase — translation MAIAEREGAARGTPTLTSPRLRLRPRGVEDAEALFPSLADPALMRWWSHPPHETIDQTRASFGRGDPAWRVWAILPATEDAAIGYVAVGERRAKVSEIGYLLARSHWGQGLAEEAIATVIEHLFLVEGQRRVFADTDPDNVYSRRLLERLGFRLEGVLRAEWETHIGIRDTTLYGLLKEDWTCRPRRT, via the coding sequence GTGGCAATCGCTGAGCGCGAGGGTGCCGCGCGGGGCACCCCGACCCTGACGAGCCCAAGGCTGCGGCTGCGGCCCCGCGGCGTGGAGGATGCCGAGGCGCTGTTCCCCAGCTTGGCCGATCCCGCGCTGATGCGATGGTGGAGCCATCCGCCGCACGAGACGATCGACCAGACCCGCGCCAGCTTCGGCCGCGGCGATCCCGCCTGGCGGGTCTGGGCGATCCTGCCCGCCACCGAAGACGCCGCGATCGGCTATGTCGCGGTGGGCGAGCGGCGGGCGAAGGTCAGCGAGATCGGCTATCTCCTCGCCCGGTCGCACTGGGGGCAGGGGCTGGCCGAGGAGGCGATCGCCACCGTGATCGAGCACCTGTTCCTCGTCGAAGGCCAGCGGCGGGTTTTTGCGGACACGGACCCGGACAATGTGTATTCGCGCCGGCTGCTCGAGCGGCTGGGCTTCCGGCTGGAAGGCGTGCTGCGGGCCGAATGGGAGACCCATATCGGCATCCGCGACACCACGCTCTACGGGCTGCTGAAGGAAGACTGGACATGCCGACCCCGCCGAACCTGA
- a CDS encoding TIGR00266 family protein, with product MPPMSPWSHTRRDGYADDIDFEIKGQELQFVEIELDPGESAVAEAGAMVWKDAPITMQTVFGDGSNAGGGFMDKLLGAGKRLVTGEGLFTTVFTHQGSGKARVAFASPTPGAIVPLRLADIGGTLICQKDSFLAAAKGVQMGIAFQRRVMTGLFGGEGFIMQRLDGDGWVFVQMGGAIVERELAPGEELHVDTGCLAALTPSVDFDLVSVGGVRSMLFGGEGVFFARLRGPGKVWIQSLPFARLAGRMMAAGMGGGHNRGEGSVLGGLGDLIGGNR from the coding sequence ATGCCGCCGATGAGCCCCTGGTCGCACACGCGCCGCGACGGCTATGCCGACGATATCGATTTCGAGATCAAGGGCCAGGAACTCCAGTTCGTCGAGATCGAGCTCGATCCTGGCGAGAGCGCGGTGGCGGAAGCCGGCGCGATGGTCTGGAAGGATGCACCGATCACGATGCAGACCGTGTTCGGCGACGGCAGCAATGCCGGCGGCGGCTTCATGGACAAGCTGCTCGGCGCCGGCAAAAGGCTGGTGACGGGCGAGGGGCTGTTCACCACCGTGTTCACCCACCAGGGCAGCGGCAAGGCGCGCGTCGCCTTCGCCTCGCCGACGCCCGGCGCCATCGTGCCGCTGCGCCTCGCCGATATCGGCGGCACGCTGATCTGCCAGAAAGACTCGTTTCTCGCCGCCGCCAAGGGCGTCCAGATGGGCATCGCCTTTCAGCGCCGGGTGATGACCGGGCTGTTCGGCGGCGAAGGCTTCATCATGCAGCGGCTGGACGGCGATGGCTGGGTGTTCGTCCAGATGGGTGGCGCGATCGTCGAGCGTGAGCTTGCGCCGGGTGAGGAGCTGCACGTCGACACCGGCTGCCTGGCGGCGCTGACTCCCTCGGTCGATTTCGACCTGGTCTCGGTAGGCGGGGTGCGCAGCATGTTGTTCGGCGGCGAGGGCGTGTTCTTCGCCCGGCTGCGCGGTCCGGGCAAGGTGTGGATCCAGTCGCTGCCCTTCGCCCGGCTGGCGGGCCGGATGATGGCGGCCGGCATGGGCGGCGGGCATAATCGCGGCGAGGGTTCGGTGCTGGGCGGGCTGGGTGATCTGATCGGTGGCAATCGCTGA